A single genomic interval of Nostoc commune NIES-4072 harbors:
- a CDS encoding DMT family transporter, which translates to MSRPRRCHPFIYKIPGQTYLWLAILIFGASSAVTRKLTQIGAQHLMDGRNPISLCNVLFVGNLCALIVMLPIYRRQWNKKALQELSKKNWLALIAIAILSGALVPGLIFQALALTEVNNIILIGRLEPPLGIALSVWLLRERVNRWEVLGAIAAFVGVALTILLQPSQMTTIHMGVLRLGIGELLAAIAAVASVVSTIIVKEWLSDIPVGIFSIFRTALGTIIFFFAALILYGSDHFIDVFSPFLWQWMLVYAAVIVVLGQSFWLKGLRASTVSTASLAGSFTPIVGIFAAYLVLGEVPTFAQYIGGSLILVGIFLSQVGVRFQISRKVAAQLEQGMGFKGI; encoded by the coding sequence ATGAGCAGACCGAGAAGATGTCATCCTTTTATCTATAAAATTCCCGGTCAAACCTATCTCTGGCTAGCAATTTTGATTTTTGGAGCCTCTAGTGCAGTTACTCGCAAGCTGACACAAATTGGCGCTCAACATTTGATGGATGGTCGAAATCCGATTTCTCTATGTAATGTTTTATTCGTAGGGAATTTATGTGCCTTGATAGTTATGTTACCTATTTATAGGCGACAGTGGAACAAAAAGGCTTTACAGGAACTGTCAAAGAAAAATTGGTTGGCGCTGATAGCGATCGCAATTTTATCAGGAGCGCTTGTCCCTGGCTTAATTTTCCAGGCATTAGCATTAACAGAAGTCAACAATATTATTTTGATTGGACGTTTGGAACCACCTCTGGGTATAGCTTTATCAGTCTGGTTACTGAGGGAACGGGTAAATCGTTGGGAAGTTTTAGGAGCGATCGCTGCATTTGTCGGGGTTGCTCTAACTATTCTCCTGCAACCCTCACAGATGACTACGATCCACATGGGTGTTTTAAGATTAGGTATTGGGGAATTATTGGCGGCGATCGCAGCTGTAGCTTCAGTAGTTTCAACGATTATTGTTAAAGAATGGCTTTCTGATATCCCAGTGGGAATCTTTAGTATTTTTCGTACTGCTCTAGGAACTATAATATTTTTCTTTGCTGCTTTAATTCTCTATGGCAGCGACCACTTTATAGATGTATTTTCACCTTTCCTGTGGCAGTGGATGCTTGTTTATGCTGCTGTAATTGTGGTTTTAGGTCAATCATTTTGGCTCAAGGGCTTGAGAGCTTCTACTGTGTCAACGGCTTCTTTAGCTGGCTCTTTTACTCCAATTGTGGGAATTTTCGCAGCTTATTTGGTATTGGGTGAAGTCCCTACATTCGCCCAATATATCGGTGGTAGCTTGATTTTAGTTGGCATATTCCTTAGCCAAGTTGGTGTTCGTTTTCAGATTTCTCGTAAAGTTGCAGCTCAATTAGAACAAGGTATGGGATTTAAAGGTATCTGA
- a CDS encoding DUF1499 domain-containing protein, whose amino-acid sequence MVFAGKRPNNLGISNGKLAPCPNSPNCVSSQSTDATHKIAPLTFTSTPEKAISNLKKIIESLPRTQIITESQDYLYAEFKSALLGFVDDVEFYLDRSANVIQVRSASRLGQSDLGVNRQRIETIRAKLK is encoded by the coding sequence ATGGTTTTTGCTGGCAAACGACCAAATAATTTAGGTATTAGCAACGGTAAATTAGCACCCTGCCCTAATTCTCCTAACTGTGTTTCTAGTCAGAGTACAGATGCAACCCACAAAATTGCACCACTGACTTTTACATCTACTCCAGAAAAAGCGATTAGTAATCTTAAAAAGATTATTGAGTCCTTACCAAGAACTCAAATAATTACCGAAAGCCAAGATTATTTATATGCAGAATTTAAAAGCGCTTTACTGGGATTTGTGGATGATGTAGAATTCTATTTAGACCGGAGTGCTAATGTTATCCAAGTACGTTCAGCCTCACGCTTAGGTCAAAGCGATTTGGGTGTTAATCGTCAACGAATAGAAACGATTAGAGCCAAGTTAAAATAA
- a CDS encoding ChaB family protein gives MADQTINELPGDIREQLPEHAQQIFLAVFNAAQSNGSNEEGAREIAWNSVKNEYEPGSDGKWQRKSEDTAIHNKSVVSGGN, from the coding sequence ATGGCTGATCAAACAATAAATGAATTGCCTGGTGATATTAGAGAACAGTTACCCGAACACGCACAGCAGATTTTTCTAGCTGTATTTAATGCTGCTCAAAGTAATGGTTCAAATGAAGAAGGTGCGCGTGAAATTGCTTGGAATAGTGTAAAGAATGAATACGAACCAGGCAGCGATGGCAAATGGCAGAGAAAGTCTGAAGACACTGCTATACATAATAAATCTGTTGTCTCTGGTGGTAATTGA
- a CDS encoding alanine--glyoxylate aminotransferase family protein — protein MTQTISINDSGRLQLTPLEIPSRLLLGPGPSNAHPAVLQAMNTSPVGHLDPAFLALMDEIQSLLRYVWQTENPLTIAVSGTGTAAMEATIANAVEPGDVVLIGVAGYFGNRLVDMAGRYGADVRTITKPWGQVFNLDELQTALKTHRPTILALVHAETSTGARQPLEGVADLCREFGTLLLVDSVTSLGGVPLFLDTWGVDLAYSCSQKGLGCPPGASPFTMSPRAVEKLQQRQTKVANWYLDMLLLGKYWGAERTYHHTAPINLYYALREALRLLAEEGLANSWQRHQKNVEYLWEGLENLGLSMHVEQEYRLPTLTTVCIPTGVDGKAIARQLLNEHNIEIGGGLGELAGKVWRVGLMGFNSRKESVDQLLAALRQVLPK, from the coding sequence ATGACACAAACAATTTCAATCAACGACTCTGGGCGCTTGCAACTCACACCGTTAGAAATTCCATCCCGTTTGCTGTTGGGGCCTGGGCCCTCCAATGCCCATCCCGCAGTTCTCCAGGCGATGAATACCTCACCTGTTGGGCATCTTGACCCAGCTTTTCTCGCACTCATGGATGAAATTCAGTCGTTGCTACGCTACGTATGGCAAACAGAAAATCCACTCACCATTGCAGTCAGTGGTACGGGAACAGCCGCAATGGAAGCAACCATCGCCAATGCTGTAGAACCCGGTGATGTGGTTTTGATTGGTGTAGCTGGTTATTTCGGTAATCGGCTCGTAGATATGGCTGGACGTTATGGCGCAGATGTGCGAACTATTACCAAACCTTGGGGACAAGTTTTCAATCTAGATGAACTCCAAACTGCCTTAAAAACTCATCGTCCAACTATTTTAGCTCTAGTTCATGCCGAAACCTCCACTGGCGCACGTCAACCATTGGAAGGTGTTGCTGATTTGTGTCGTGAATTTGGCACGTTGTTGTTAGTTGATTCAGTCACAAGTTTGGGTGGTGTCCCCTTGTTTTTGGATACTTGGGGAGTTGACTTAGCCTATAGTTGTAGCCAAAAAGGGTTGGGTTGTCCGCCTGGTGCTTCGCCTTTTACAATGAGTCCGCGTGCTGTTGAGAAATTGCAACAGCGCCAAACAAAGGTTGCAAACTGGTATTTGGATATGTTGCTGCTGGGTAAGTATTGGGGCGCTGAACGCACCTATCACCATACAGCACCGATTAATTTATATTATGCATTGCGGGAAGCACTGCGTTTGCTTGCAGAAGAGGGATTAGCAAACTCCTGGCAGCGTCATCAGAAAAACGTAGAATATCTCTGGGAAGGGTTGGAGAACTTAGGACTGAGTATGCACGTTGAGCAAGAGTATAGACTACCAACGCTGACTACTGTCTGCATTCCAACAGGGGTAGATGGGAAAGCGATCGCTCGGCAGTTACTTAATGAGCATAATATTGAAATTGGCGGTGGTCTTGGCGAACTAGCTGGTAAAGTTTGGCGCGTCGGATTGATGGGCTTTAATAGTCGAAAGGAAAGTGTTGACCAACTTTTAGCAGCACTACGGCAAGTTTTACCTAAGTAG
- a CDS encoding DUF4079 domain-containing protein codes for MEFRDAILLLHPAIAVLVVFPLIGVIVNRALQVRQRRLQTLAIGKSKIPATVGQEHTQLGRWLTGAVVSIVLIAFAYDIFGNILDNQLWIKAPFQVVFIGLLFVAAIASLYLLYQAKQKNWRAIFATLTGIALVVLGCQDGIYRKTDQWYTSHYYYGLTSALLMILSLSILPEIYKDKTNRWRKVHITISAFALLLFIGQGITGTRALLEVPLTWQERYINMLYEQKCDIKSCTIQPLSLPKN; via the coding sequence ATGGAATTTAGAGATGCTATCTTGTTGTTACATCCAGCGATCGCTGTACTCGTAGTATTTCCTTTAATTGGCGTCATTGTCAACCGCGCTTTACAAGTCCGTCAACGCCGATTGCAAACTTTAGCCATAGGTAAGAGCAAAATTCCCGCCACTGTAGGACAAGAGCATACTCAGTTGGGTCGCTGGCTAACTGGAGCAGTTGTAAGTATTGTTTTAATAGCGTTTGCCTACGATATTTTTGGTAATATTTTAGATAATCAACTTTGGATTAAAGCACCATTCCAGGTAGTATTTATCGGGTTATTGTTTGTGGCTGCGATCGCTTCTCTGTATTTACTCTATCAAGCAAAGCAGAAAAATTGGCGTGCCATATTTGCAACCCTTACAGGAATTGCATTAGTAGTGCTTGGATGTCAAGATGGTATTTACCGCAAAACTGACCAATGGTATACCTCTCACTATTATTATGGGCTAACGTCTGCTTTGCTGATGATTCTTTCACTCTCGATTTTGCCAGAAATTTATAAAGATAAGACCAATCGCTGGCGCAAGGTTCACATTACTATTAGTGCTTTTGCTCTCTTACTATTTATTGGGCAGGGGATAACAGGAACGCGAGCATTGTTAGAAGTTCCACTCACTTGGCAAGAACGCTATATCAATATGCTTTATGAGCAAAAATGTGATATTAAATCTTGTACAATCCAGCCATTATCTTTACCTAAAAATTAA
- a CDS encoding sensor histidine kinase — protein sequence MKQLRNIWINLDPFSLQLRLSIGIATFSTLILGSFAAWTSWKMQQILIDSRKHNIEEITERLPRDVQLYSEMMQPETGLQKAINNLANTNLFLWLKSPDNQILIKSATLNLLSKSTVTKLMSLSNMQIKPQIYKVNQRYFIISSSFLQVQGKYLGKLFVVHDITREQTMFMAMLQSLNISCIVAIIVIITISAFYIKRSLQPLRQLSQMTSVISIEDLGKAQLYVNNAPSEVKELAQTLTMLLSRLSQSWEQEREFVSNVSHELRTPLTIVHGYLQSVLRRQNNLTEIQQEALETAASEAERTIRLLQDLLDLARADSGYLNFQMKSYVLNDLVEEVVVMAQKYSDRLITIESTTYPIGVKVDYSRFKQILLNLINNAISYSEANTPITLKLNQVHNKSIIQVCDKGYGIPLQHQTRIFERFYRVDESRSHATGGSGLGLSIVKTLVEGMGGSVSVQSKLGEGSVFTITLLT from the coding sequence GTGAAGCAACTCAGAAATATTTGGATAAATCTTGACCCTTTTTCATTGCAATTACGCCTAAGCATTGGTATCGCTACATTTTCAACTTTAATATTAGGTAGTTTTGCTGCATGGACTAGTTGGAAAATGCAGCAAATTTTGATTGATAGTCGTAAGCATAATATAGAAGAAATCACTGAACGCTTGCCGCGTGATGTGCAACTTTACAGTGAAATGATGCAACCTGAAACTGGGTTACAAAAAGCTATTAATAACTTAGCAAATACTAACCTGTTTTTATGGCTAAAAAGTCCTGATAATCAAATTTTGATAAAATCTGCTACTTTAAATTTGTTATCTAAATCTACAGTTACTAAGTTAATGTCCCTTAGTAATATGCAAATTAAACCACAAATTTACAAAGTTAATCAAAGGTACTTTATTATCAGTAGTAGCTTTTTGCAAGTGCAGGGTAAGTATCTAGGTAAACTATTTGTAGTACATGACATTACTCGTGAACAGACAATGTTTATGGCAATGCTGCAAAGTTTGAATATTAGCTGTATTGTGGCAATTATTGTAATAATAACTATAAGTGCATTTTATATTAAACGTTCTCTGCAACCACTGCGCCAGCTAAGTCAGATGACTTCTGTGATTTCTATAGAAGATTTAGGAAAAGCACAACTATATGTTAATAATGCACCCAGCGAAGTCAAAGAATTAGCTCAAACTTTAACCATGTTGTTATCGCGTCTCTCGCAATCTTGGGAGCAAGAACGTGAATTTGTGAGTAATGTTTCTCACGAGTTACGTACACCATTGACGATTGTACATGGTTACTTACAAAGCGTCTTGCGACGGCAGAATAACTTAACCGAAATTCAACAAGAAGCTTTAGAAACTGCTGCCTCAGAAGCCGAACGGACTATCCGCTTGCTACAAGATTTACTTGATTTAGCACGAGCAGATAGTGGTTATTTGAATTTTCAGATGAAATCTTATGTGTTGAATGACTTAGTTGAAGAAGTTGTAGTGATGGCGCAAAAATATAGCGATCGCTTAATTACAATCGAGTCAACAACTTATCCCATTGGTGTGAAAGTAGACTACAGCCGTTTTAAACAAATATTGCTCAATTTAATTAATAATGCTATTAGTTATTCTGAAGCTAATACGCCTATAACTTTAAAGTTAAATCAGGTTCATAACAAATCAATTATTCAAGTTTGTGACAAAGGTTATGGTATTCCTTTACAACACCAAACACGTATTTTCGAGCGATTTTACCGCGTAGATGAATCCCGCTCTCATGCAACTGGCGGTTCTGGTTTGGGTTTATCCATTGTTAAGACACTTGTAGAGGGTATGGGTGGTAGTGTATCTGTGCAATCAAAATTAGGAGAAGGGAGTGTGTTTACCATCACTCTACTTACATAG
- a CDS encoding NB-ARC domain-containing protein produces MTEIPESFLRTVTAEHNVSEAEVSALLLALAGQTAESIATTLEISAAAVRKRLGSVYQKFDIAGSTPGKLEVIRSIFQERYQLSTVVNALSCHDFGEAPDVPVFFGRESELDILQQWVNKDRCRLVAIFGMGGIGKTALSIKLAQKIQGQFEYVIWRSLRHAPSVKEIFADLIEFFSKKNEPKEVGISQLIAYLRKHRCLLVLDNVESVLLGGDYVGQYREGYEEYGEFFRQVGEVPHQSCLVLTSRESPKEIITLEGSNLKVKSLQLNGLENIAAKSIFVGKGDFFGSEKDWNKLINQYAGNPLALKIVCNTIQEVFGSNISEFISCDISVLFGDIRNLLEQQFNRLSNLEKEVLYWLGINCKPTSFIELQADVISTTSQPELIEALESLRRRSLIFNEKGLAKFMLQAVVMEYIISQFVSQVSEEIISEINLKNISLLKSHALFKAQIEGKVRNAQIRLILEPVIEKLINKFGNKDRIKEHLLKIIELLRVNTPLTSGYAGGNIINLLCHLEIDLTGCDFSNFKIWQAYLTSVNLHNVNFANSDLSKSVFTGIFDSILSVAFNPVNGEIVATGEADGRISFWQATYGEQLFHWKAHSNWVRTVAFSPDGKTLVSCSDDHTVKLWDVDSQKHLMTLEEHTSWVRSVAFSPDGKIVASASSDKTIRLWDLGTQQCWKIFKGHNNFVRSVAFSPDGKILASGSADQTVKLWDVKTGKCLKTLEGHTKLVQSVVFSSDGEILASCSDDKTVKLWDVQTGKLLNTLKGHTNLIHSIALSPISSSQGGEIIASCSDDKTVKLWDVQTGKLLKTLKGHSNSILSVAFSPDGKTLATGGYDKTVRFWDIETYQCIQILQGYTNWVHDLALSPDGKIIASSNDDKTVRLWDVQTDQCISTLEGHAGRLWSVAFSPLARGLLASGGDDQTIRFWDTLSGQCVKVLQNSDRIRSIAFSHDGQILASGSVDCNIKLWNVRTGQCFETLQGHTNWVQSVSFSPDGEILASGNDDQTLRLWNVYTGECIRVLEGHTMRIWSVAFSPLLSSQGQFGGLLASGGDDKTVRLWDLQTGECCKTLVNDDWIRSVAFSPDGKILGCACVNHTVEIWDVDTGQRLIILQGHNNWVRSVTFSSDGTLYSGSQDGAIKQWNVKTGECIKTLMSKRPYEGMNIKGLSGLGEEQKNTLKELGAIED; encoded by the coding sequence ATGACGGAAATTCCTGAAAGTTTCTTGAGAACGGTTACAGCCGAACACAATGTATCTGAGGCTGAGGTAAGTGCCTTACTTCTAGCGTTAGCTGGTCAAACGGCAGAGTCTATTGCAACCACTCTCGAAATTAGTGCAGCAGCAGTGCGGAAGCGGCTTGGTTCGGTTTACCAAAAGTTTGACATTGCTGGAAGTACTCCTGGGAAATTAGAGGTGATTAGGAGTATCTTTCAGGAAAGATATCAGTTATCAACAGTAGTTAATGCCTTATCGTGTCATGATTTTGGCGAAGCACCTGATGTCCCCGTTTTCTTTGGGCGCGAGTCGGAGTTAGATATTTTACAGCAATGGGTAAACAAAGACCGTTGTCGGCTTGTGGCAATATTCGGTATGGGGGGAATTGGCAAAACAGCGTTATCTATCAAGCTGGCACAGAAAATTCAGGGACAGTTTGAGTATGTTATCTGGCGATCCCTACGTCATGCACCCTCTGTTAAGGAGATTTTTGCAGACCTGATTGAGTTCTTCTCTAAAAAGAATGAACCCAAAGAAGTAGGAATTTCGCAATTGATTGCTTATTTGCGGAAACATCGCTGTTTATTGGTACTAGATAATGTAGAGTCAGTCCTGCTTGGAGGTGATTATGTCGGTCAATATCGAGAAGGATATGAAGAATATGGAGAATTTTTCCGACAAGTAGGGGAAGTGCCTCATCAAAGCTGTTTAGTCTTAACCAGTCGTGAAAGTCCCAAAGAAATTATCACCTTAGAAGGAAGCAATCTTAAAGTTAAATCCTTGCAGCTAAATGGGCTAGAAAACATTGCTGCAAAAAGCATATTTGTGGGCAAAGGTGATTTTTTTGGTTCAGAGAAAGACTGGAACAAATTAATTAATCAGTATGCAGGTAATCCTTTAGCCTTAAAAATCGTTTGCAATACGATTCAAGAAGTCTTTGGTAGCAATATATCAGAATTTATTAGTTGTGATATTTCCGTTCTATTTGGAGATATCCGCAATCTATTAGAACAGCAATTTAATCGATTATCAAATTTAGAAAAGGAAGTTTTATACTGGTTAGGGATTAATTGCAAGCCTACTTCATTTATAGAATTACAAGCAGATGTTATTTCAACTACATCACAACCAGAATTAATTGAAGCTTTAGAATCATTGCGACGGCGATCGCTAATTTTTAACGAGAAGGGTTTGGCAAAATTTATGCTTCAAGCTGTAGTTATGGAATATATTATTAGCCAATTTGTTAGCCAGGTTAGTGAAGAAATTATTTCTGAGATTAATCTAAAAAATATTTCCTTGTTAAAGAGCCATGCCTTATTCAAAGCACAAATAGAAGGAAAAGTTAGAAATGCCCAAATTCGTTTAATTTTAGAACCTGTTATTGAAAAGTTAATTAATAAGTTCGGCAATAAAGATCGGATTAAAGAACATTTATTAAAAATAATAGAATTGCTCCGAGTAAACACCCCTCTGACATCAGGTTATGCTGGGGGAAATATCATTAACCTCCTTTGTCATTTGGAAATTGATTTAACTGGATGTGATTTTTCCAATTTCAAGATATGGCAAGCCTACCTAACAAGTGTGAACTTGCATAATGTTAACTTTGCTAACTCTGATTTATCTAAGTCTGTATTTACAGGAATTTTCGATAGTATTTTGTCAGTGGCATTTAATCCTGTAAATGGAGAAATTGTTGCTACAGGTGAAGCTGATGGCCGGATTAGCTTTTGGCAAGCTACCTATGGTGAGCAACTTTTTCATTGGAAAGCACACTCTAACTGGGTAAGAACTGTTGCCTTTAGTCCCGATGGTAAAACTTTAGTTAGTTGTAGTGATGACCATACTGTAAAACTCTGGGATGTTGATAGCCAAAAACATCTCATGACTCTTGAAGAACATACTAGCTGGGTCAGGTCTGTTGCCTTCAGTCCTGATGGCAAAATTGTCGCCAGTGCTAGTAGTGATAAAACCATTAGACTCTGGGATCTGGGTACTCAACAATGCTGGAAAATTTTCAAAGGACATAACAACTTCGTTCGTTCTGTTGCCTTTAGTCCTGATGGAAAAATCCTTGCCAGTGGTAGTGCTGACCAAACTGTGAAGTTGTGGGATGTAAAAACAGGTAAATGTTTAAAAACTCTTGAGGGACATACTAAATTAGTCCAGTCTGTAGTGTTTAGTTCTGATGGTGAAATACTTGCTAGTTGTAGTGACGACAAAACCGTAAAACTCTGGGATGTTCAAACAGGGAAGTTATTAAATACTTTAAAAGGACACACCAATTTAATCCATTCTATAGCTTTGAGTCCGATTTCCTCTTCACAAGGAGGAGAGATCATCGCCAGTTGTAGCGATGACAAAACCGTGAAACTCTGGGATGTTCAAACAGGAAAATTATTAAAAACTTTAAAAGGACACAGTAATTCTATTCTGTCTGTTGCATTTAGTCCTGACGGAAAAACACTCGCCACTGGTGGCTATGACAAAACCGTTCGATTTTGGGACATCGAGACTTATCAATGTATCCAAATCTTGCAGGGGTACACCAATTGGGTACACGATCTAGCCCTGAGTCCAGATGGGAAGATAATTGCTAGTAGCAATGATGATAAAACCGTCAGGCTGTGGGATGTTCAGACTGATCAATGTATCAGCACTTTGGAAGGACATGCTGGCCGGCTTTGGTCTGTTGCTTTTAGTCCGCTCGCTAGGGGACTATTAGCTAGCGGCGGTGATGACCAAACTATCCGCTTTTGGGATACTCTGAGTGGACAGTGCGTGAAAGTTTTGCAAAATAGCGATCGCATCCGCTCTATTGCTTTTAGTCATGATGGCCAAATTCTAGCTAGTGGTAGTGTTGATTGCAACATCAAGTTATGGAATGTTCGGACTGGCCAATGCTTTGAAACATTACAGGGGCATACAAATTGGGTGCAGTCTGTCAGTTTTAGCCCTGATGGTGAAATCCTTGCTAGTGGAAATGATGATCAAACACTGCGGCTGTGGAATGTTTATACAGGGGAATGCATTCGAGTTTTGGAAGGGCATACTATGCGAATATGGTCTGTTGCTTTTAGCCCGCTCCTCTCTTCACAAGGGCAATTTGGAGGGTTATTAGCTAGTGGCGGTGATGACAAGACAGTACGGCTATGGGATCTTCAGACTGGCGAATGTTGCAAAACTTTAGTCAATGATGATTGGATACGTTCTGTTGCTTTTAGTCCTGATGGTAAGATTCTTGGCTGTGCTTGTGTTAATCACACTGTAGAAATTTGGGATGTTGACACAGGCCAACGTCTGATTATTTTGCAAGGACATAATAATTGGGTGCGTTCTGTTACCTTTAGTTCGGATGGAACTTTGTATAGTGGTTCCCAGGATGGAGCTATTAAGCAATGGAATGTCAAAACTGGAGAGTGTATCAAAACACTCATGTCAAAAAGACCTTATGAAGGAATGAATATCAAAGGGCTATCTGGTTTAGGGGAAGAACAAAAAAATACACTTAAAGAATTGGGTGCTATTGAAGATTAA
- a CDS encoding KamA family radical SAM protein, with product MSQLNHKKIELYEVKNIDRLPQLQKLSTTERLTMKAVAQVLPFRVNNYVVEELIDWEKIPEDPIFRLTFPQKEMLAPESLDKVIWHLQNSTPEDLRQVVNTMRSQLNPHPGGQAEHNIPTLDGKQVPGIQHKYPETVLIFPTAGQTCHAYCTFCFRWPQFVKMDGMKFATRESGLFQEYLRQHQEVTDVLITGGDPMTMKAKHLALYIEPLLNSGFEHIQTIRIGTKSVAYWPYRFVTDEDADDVLRLFEKVTNSGKHLSIMAHYDHPTEIKTEIAQAALQRIRNTGAQIRTQGPLMRGINDSSELWIQMWQEQVRLGCVPYYMFMERDTGAKHYFELPIIRAWEIYQAAIQKVSGLARTARGPVMSALPGKVAVDGVTEIYGEKVFVLSFLQGRDPNWCKRPFFARYDEKATWLTDLVPAMGEKEFFYENKLKKILKEQS from the coding sequence ATGTCACAACTTAACCATAAAAAAATTGAGTTATATGAAGTTAAAAATATAGATCGGCTTCCTCAACTGCAAAAACTTTCAACAACAGAACGTTTAACAATGAAAGCAGTTGCCCAAGTGTTGCCGTTCCGTGTCAATAATTATGTAGTAGAAGAATTGATTGACTGGGAAAAAATTCCTGAAGATCCCATCTTTCGCCTCACATTTCCTCAAAAAGAAATGTTAGCTCCTGAATCTCTAGACAAGGTTATTTGGCATCTGCAAAATTCCACGCCAGAAGACCTGCGTCAGGTAGTAAATACAATGCGATCGCAACTTAACCCTCATCCAGGCGGACAGGCAGAACATAATATTCCAACTTTAGATGGAAAACAAGTACCAGGAATTCAACATAAATATCCCGAAACAGTCTTGATTTTTCCGACAGCAGGTCAAACTTGTCATGCTTATTGCACATTTTGTTTCCGTTGGCCGCAATTTGTGAAGATGGACGGAATGAAATTTGCTACCCGTGAATCAGGACTTTTTCAAGAGTATCTCCGCCAACATCAAGAAGTCACAGATGTTTTAATTACTGGCGGAGATCCAATGACAATGAAAGCGAAACATTTGGCTTTATATATTGAACCACTCCTAAATTCCGGTTTTGAACATATTCAAACAATTCGGATTGGTACTAAATCGGTAGCTTACTGGCCTTATCGCTTTGTTACAGATGAAGATGCTGATGATGTCTTACGTTTGTTTGAGAAAGTTACGAATTCAGGCAAACATCTGTCGATTATGGCGCACTACGATCATCCGACAGAAATCAAAACTGAAATTGCTCAAGCAGCGCTCCAACGTATTCGTAATACAGGCGCACAAATTCGCACCCAAGGGCCACTCATGCGGGGAATTAATGATTCCTCAGAATTATGGATACAGATGTGGCAAGAACAAGTTCGCCTTGGTTGCGTTCCCTACTATATGTTTATGGAACGAGATACTGGAGCAAAACATTACTTTGAACTGCCAATTATTCGAGCTTGGGAAATTTATCAAGCAGCAATACAAAAAGTGTCTGGGTTAGCTCGCACGGCTCGTGGCCCAGTCATGTCAGCGCTACCAGGTAAAGTTGCAGTGGATGGCGTAACTGAGATTTATGGCGAGAAAGTATTTGTACTTTCTTTTTTACAAGGACGCGATCCCAATTGGTGTAAACGTCCTTTCTTTGCACGTTATGACGAGAAAGCAACCTGGTTAACTGATTTAGTTCCAGCGATGGGAGAAAAGGAATTTTTCTATGAGAATAAATTAAAAAAAATTCTGAAAGAACAAAGTTAA
- a CDS encoding DUF1345 domain-containing protein, producing MKLNLFKNFDSRPRLIIAIGLAGLVSIILPSWLHLPTRILCAWNSGADFFLAVTWWKMIKATPEKIRRYAENEYEGHLAIFMLVIAAACASVLAIGFLLTDKKGLSTILLTLHVILSIMTIVGSWLLVHTMFAVQYAHSYYKSISRNNREEITKGLDFPNNDYPDYWEFLYYSFVIGMTSQVSDVETRSHDMRRLTLLHSILSFFFNTTILAMSINIIASLI from the coding sequence GTGAAACTTAATTTATTTAAAAACTTTGACTCCCGCCCTAGACTGATAATTGCTATCGGACTAGCTGGATTAGTTTCAATAATTCTTCCATCTTGGCTGCATTTACCCACTCGCATTCTCTGCGCTTGGAACTCTGGTGCTGACTTTTTCTTAGCTGTAACCTGGTGGAAGATGATCAAAGCTACCCCAGAAAAAATTCGCCGTTATGCTGAGAATGAATATGAAGGACATTTAGCTATATTCATGCTGGTGATAGCTGCGGCTTGTGCTAGTGTTTTAGCCATTGGGTTTTTACTAACTGATAAAAAAGGATTGTCAACAATTCTGCTTACCCTACATGTCATACTTTCAATTATGACCATTGTCGGTTCCTGGTTACTAGTGCATACGATGTTTGCAGTGCAATATGCACACAGTTATTACAAATCTATTAGTCGTAATAATAGAGAAGAAATCACCAAAGGGTTAGATTTTCCTAATAACGATTATCCAGACTATTGGGAATTTTTATATTATTCATTCGTAATTGGCATGACCAGTCAAGTTTCAGATGTGGAAACGAGATCGCACGATATGAGGCGTTTGACTCTGTTACATAGCATATTATCCTTCTTTTTCAACACCACAATTTTAGCAATGAGCATCAATATTATTGCATCGCTGATTTAA